aagatgatggcagcaactatacggactgggtccggaacctgaggatcatcctcatagctgccaagaaagattatgtcctagaagcaccgctaggtgaagcacccatcccagagaaccaagacgttatgaacgcttggcaatcacgtgctgatgattactccctcgttcagtgcggcatgctttacagcttagaaccgggtctccaaaagcgttttgagaaacatggagcatatgagatgttcgaagagctgaaaatggttttccaagctcacgcccgggtcgagagatatgaagtctccgacaaattcttcagctgtaaaatggaggaaaatagttctgttagtgagcacatactcagaatgtctgggttacacaaccgattgtctcagctgggagttaatctcccagatgacgcggtcattgacagaatccttcagtcgcttccaccgagctacaagagctttgtgatgaacttcaatatgcaggggatggaaaagaccattcccgaggtatattcaatgctgaaatcagcggaggtggagatcaaaaaggaacatcaagtgttgatggtgaataaaaccactaagttcaagaaaggcaagggtaagaagaacttcaagaaggacggcaagggagttgccgcgcccggtaagccagttgccgggaagaagtcaaagaatggacccaagcctgagactgagtgcttttattgcaagggaagtggtcactggaagcggaactgccccaaatacttagcggacaagaaggccggcaacaccaaaggtatatgtgatatacatgtaattgatgtgtaccttaccagtactcgtagtagctcctgggtatttgataccggtgtggttgctcatatttgtaactcaaaacaggaactacggaataaacggagactggcgaaggacgaggtgacgatgcgcgtcgggaatggttccaaggtcgatgtgatcgccgtcggcacgctacctctgcatctacctacgggattagttttaaacctcaataattgttatttagtgccagctttgagcatgaacattgtatctggatctcgtttaattcgagatggctactcatttaaatccgagaataatggttgttctatttatttgagagatatgttttatggtcatgccccgctggtcaatggtttattcttgatgaatctcgaacgtgatgttacacatattcatagcgtgaataccaaaagatgtaaagttgataacgatagtcccacatacttgtggcactgccgccttggtcacattggtgtcaagcgcatgaagaagctccatgcagatggacttttggagtctcttgattacgaatcatttgacacgtgcgaaccatgcctcatgggtaagatgaccaagactccgttctccggaacaatggagcgagcaaccaacttattggaaatcatacataccgatgtgtgcggtccaatgagtgttgaggctcgcggaggatatcgttatgttctcactctcactgatgacttaagtagatatgggtatgtctacctaatgaaacacaagtctgaaacctttgaaaagttcaaggaatttcagagtgaggttgagaatcaacgtgacaggaaaataaagttcttacgatcagatcgtggtggagaatatttaagtcacgaatttggtacgcacttaaggaaatgtggaatcgtttcacaactcacgccgcctggaacacctcagtgaaacggtgtgtccgaacgtcgtaatcgcactctattggatatggtgcgatctatgatgtctcttaccgatctaccgctctcattttggggctatgctttagagactgccgcattcactttaaatagggctccgtcaaaatccgttgagacgacaccgtatgaattatggtttgggaagaaacctaagctgtcatttctaaaagtttggggatccgatgcttatgtcaagaaacttcaacctgaaaagctcgaacccaagtcggaaaaatgcgtcttcataggataccctaaggaaaccattgggtataccttctacctcagatccgaaggcaagatctttgttgccaagaatgggtcctttctggagaaagagtttctctcgaaagaattaagtggggggaaagtggaacttgatgaggtgatagtcaccccttccgaaccggaaagtagcgtagtgcgggaagatgttcctgtggtgcctacaccgactggggaggaagttaatgatgatgatcatgaagcttcagatcaagttactgctgaacttcgtaggtccacaaggacacgttccgcaccagagtggtacggcaaccctgtcctggaaatcatgttgttggacaacggtgaaccttcgaactatgaagaagcgatggcgggcccggattccgacaaatggctagaagccatgaaattcaagataggatccatgtatgaaaacgaagtatggactttgactgacttgcccgatgatcggcgagccatagaaaataaatggatctttaagaagaagacagacgcggatggtaatgtgaccatctataaggctcgacttgtcgctaagggttatcgacaagttcaaggggttgactacgatgagactttctcacccgtagcgaagctgaagtccgtccgaatcatgttagcaattgccgcattctatgattatgagatttggcaaatggacgtcaaaacggcattccttaacggctttcttaaggaagaattgtatatgatgcagccggaaggttttgtcgatcctaagaatgctaacaaggtatgcaagctccagcgctccatctatgggctggtgcaagcatctcggagttggaacattcgttttgatgagatgatcaaagcgtttgggtttacacagacttatggagaagcctgtgtttacaagaaagtgagtgggagctctgtagcatttctcttattatatgtggatgacatactattgatgggaaatgatatagaattcttggaaagtataaaggcctatttgaataagtgcttttcaatgaaggaccttggagaagctgcttatatattaggcatcaagatctatagagatagatcaagacgcctcattggtctttcacagagtacgtaccttgacaagatattgaagaagttcaatatggatccgtccaagaaggggttcttgcctgtattgcaaggtgtgcaattgagcacggctcaatgcccgaccacggcagaagatagagaaaagatgagtgtcatcccctatgcctcggccatagggtctattatgtatgccatgctatgtaccagacctgatttaAACCTTGCCGTaggtttggtaggaaggtaccaaagtaatcccggcatggaacactggacagcggtcaagaatatcctgaagtacctgaagatgactaaggatatgtttctcgtttatggaggtgacgaagagctcgtcgtaaagggttacgtcgacgctagcttcgacacaaatctggatgactcgaagtcacaaaccggatacgtgtatattttgaatggaggggcagtaagctggtgcagttgcaagcaaagcgtcgtggcgggatctacatgtgaagcggagtacatggcagcctcagaggcagcgcaagaagcaatctggatgaaggagttcattaccgacctaggggtgattcccaatgcgtcgggcccgatgactctcttctgtgacaacactcgagctattgcccttgccaaggagcccaggtttcacagaaagaccaggcatatcaagcgtcgctttccattcgtgaaagtgttcaaaatggagacatagatatttgtaaagtacatacggacctgaatgtagcagatccgttgactaaacctctccctagagcaaaacatgatcaacaccaaaactctatgggtgttcaattcatcacaatgtaactagattattgactctagtgcaagtgggagactgttggaaatatgccctagaggcaataataaatggttattattatatttccttgttcatgataattgtctattgttcatgctataattgtgttatccggaaatcgtaatacatgtgtgaatatatagaccataacgtgtccctagtaagcctctagttgactagctcgttgatcaacagatagtcatggtttcctgactatggacattggatgtcattgataacgggatcacatcattaggagaatgatgtgatggacaagacccaatcctaagcatagcacaaaagatcgtgtagttcgtttgctagagcttttccaatgtcaagtatcatttccttagaccatgagatcgtgcaactcccggataccgtaggagtgctttgggtgtaccaaacgtcacaacgtaactgggtaactataaaggtgcactacgggtatctccgaaagtgtctgttgagttggcacggatcgagactgggatttgtcactccgtatgacggagaggtatctctgggcccactcggtaatgcatcatcataatgagctcaatgtgactaaggagttagccacgggatcatgcattacggtacgagtaaagagacttgccggtaacgagattgaacaaggtattgggataccgacgatcgaatctcgggcaagtaacataccgattgacaaagggaattgtatacgggattgattgaatcctcgacatcgtggttcatccgatgagatcatcgtggaacatgtgggagccaacatgggtatccagatcccgctgttggttattgaccggagaggcgtctcggtcatgtctgcatgtctcccgaacccgtagggtctacacacttaaggttcggtgacgctagggttgtagagatattagtatgcggaaacccaaaagttgttcggagtcccggatgagatcccggacatcacgaggagttccggaatggtccggaggtgaagaattatatataggaagtccagtttcggccaccgggaaagtttcgggggttatcggtattgtaccgggaccacctgaagggtcccgggggtccaccaggtggggccacctatcccggagggccccatgggctgaagtgggaagggaaccagcccttagtgggctggggcgccccccttgggcctccccctgcgcctagggttggaaaccctaggggtggggcgccccacttgccttggggggcaagccacccccttgctgccgccccccctcagatgggatctccagggtggccggcgcccccccccaggacccctataaatagagggggagggagggcagcagcaccacagcccctggcgcctccctctccccctgcaacacctctccctcccgcttgcgcttggcgaagccctgccgggatccccgctacttccaccaccacgccgtcgtgctgctggatctccatcaacctctccttcccccttgctggatcaagaaggaggagacgtcgctgctccgtacgtgtgttgaacgcggaggtgccgtccgttcggcgctcggtcatcggtgatttggatcacgacgagtacgactccatcaaccccgttcacttgaacgcttccgctcgcgatctacaagggtatgtagatgcactccttccttcttgtttctagtatactccatagatggatcttggtgatgcgtagaaaattttaaaattctgcaacgatccccaacagtggaatGGGCTTCCGTGACCTGAGGTTATTTAATCAAGCACTTATAGCAAAACAAGCTTGGCGTTTATTGGTTAACTCGGACTCGTTATGTGCTAAGGTAATGAAGGCAAAATATTATCCTCAGGGTCATCTTCTTGACATGAATTTTTCAGTCAACCTCAGTGACGTGGCAAGGTATTGTGCATGGTCAGGGACTCCTTAGAAATGGTGTCATTTGGAGGGTGGTTTATGGAGGGAATATAAATATTTGGAGGGACAATTGGCTTCCAAGGATTTCTGGCCTCAAAATTTCTGGCAAGAAGAACAGATCAAGACTAAAATGGGTTTCAGATTTATACAGGAACGAGTCCAGGGATTGAGACGAAAATATCATTAGACATCTTTTTTATCCTCATGATGCGGAAGAGATCTTGAAGTTGCGGATCCAATCCTTAGGGTATGGTGATTTCATTACTTGGCATTTTGAAAAGAATGGACTATTCTCTGTGAAGAGTGCGTACAATCTGGCGTTAAAGCTTAAGGATCGGAAAGAGAATGTTGGGCAATCTTGTACTGCTATTAACGGAGAAAGGAGGTTGTGGGATATTATTTGGAAGGACAACATACCACAAAAGATTAGAATTTTTGGATGGCGTGCAGCATCTGATAGCCTAGCGATTCAGGTTAATAAAGTTTGACATCATCAAGCTACCATGCATACTTGCTCTATCTACAGGGTTGAGGATGAGAGCACTTTCCATGCTCTTGTTTCTTGCCGCAAGGCTCGTGCACTTCGGTTGGCGTTGAGGAAAGTTTAGAATTTGGTAGGGGAAGAGGCTTTCAATTATTCAGGGTCGGACTGGTTACTTATTTTATTAGACCAGTTAAGTTGTTCACAAAGGGAGCACGTTTTGTTTCTTTTCTGGCCAGCATGGCACTTGAGGAATGATTTGATTTTTGGGAAAGGAAAGGAAACCGCTACAGGATCCGCTATGTTTCTGGAAAGCTACTGGTCTTCCTTTTCGTCGTGTCAGCCTACAAATGAGGTAGTCACCAATTACAAAGGAAATGAGGTGGTGGCTTGTTTTGGTCAAGTAATACTGTTGTGAAATCCAAAGAGGTGTGGCGGTCGCCTCCTTCTAGCCACATCAAGATCAATGTTGATGCAAGTTTTGTGGAGAGTTTAAGTGTTGTCAGCGTTGGGGTGGTGGCCAGGAGTTGTATGGGTGATATCATTGTCTCATCTTGGGACTTTATTGAGTTATGCTCTGGTGTGGATGAAGCGGAGCTTCGAGCATGCCTTGATGGGCTTTATATCAGTATTTCTCTTAACATGCCGATTATTTTGAAAACTGATTGTGCGTTTGTGGCTTCTTTCCTTGCAAATGAAAGTTCTAACAGATCCCCGCTCGTTGACCTCAAGAAGGAAGCGCTTAGCATCATCAAGCTTCTGGTATAACTTCAAGTTgttaaaaaataaatagaagagcCAATTCAGTAGCACATGAGATTGCTAAATTTAGTTTTGATAATAGATCTGATggttttttttttaataatttctcaCCCTGCATGGCGTCTGTTGTTATGAATGATTGTAAGAcgttttaattaattaatatatggagGGGTGTTTTCAAGAAAATCCAAGAAAGATGAAAGTGATGGATGTACTTGACAAAGAGAACTTGTAAACATTAAAGCTAGGGCTGGCTAAAAAGCGGATTTAATACCAATATCTCAAGAAGAATCAACTGGTCAGCAGTTGATCCTCTTCTGACTAATTCTTCTAGGTATAGTTGTTAAAGAAATTGAAATGTGCCGAAAAGGAGTAATTTGGAATCGTGTATCCGCTCAACCTTCTGCCTTGTTATTTCCCTTTATTCTTGAGTGGGATTTTGAATAGTAGATGCAATATCGGGAAACGTGTGCTACCTTAGAATAATTATGCGTGGGAATGAAAACTTTCCTAACTAGTGGGAAATGGTTTAGATCATTTAGAATTAGCTTTTCCTTGAGCTCCAACCAGAGGGAGAAGAGTGAGTGATTCCTTGATAGCGAGACTACAAAAGGCAGTCAACAACATCTGGTATACTCTGTCTTTCAAGCCTCTATTAACTTCAAAGATAAGCCTCTGGAAAGTCGGAAATATGTAAGCTAGCGGCAAGGAAAAGTTGTCTTCTTTCATGGAATCCCCTTCCTTTCCACCTGTTGTATTGGTGGAAGCCGTAGGCACCAAAACAATGCATTGATGGAGCACTATGATCACGGTGGTGCTCCAGGACAAGAAGGGTTGAGTTCAAGTTTGGTATCAAGTTCAAGTTGAAGCCCAAGTACTAGAGAAACCGTCTTTGAAAGCTGGAACAGAAACATCATGCCAGATTATGGTGTGACCACATTTTCTCGTGTTGCTCGACATGAAATATATTCCAGGGGGATTCTCTCCTCCCCTGAGAATAATCGACTACAGCAGAGCCAACTCCAAGGCGGGTAAGAAGTCTTtgtttagggtttgtgtcctactgaggaaggcgaggcggcgacgactccttgaagatggaataaggttctctccGCCTAGCACCCGTCTCGTAGGCGCGTCTCGCGTAGTCGGAGGAGCATGTGGAGGTGTATCTCACACGGATCTCATGGGATTTGATCGGTGTTTGTCTTCAGTGGATCTGGTCTTTGTTCGTGTGCGTTCGTGTGTCTACAATTTAGATCCTTTCTGTCTACGCTTCATTAGTGTCACTCGTTGTTCTGGTGCGCCAGTTGTTTGGGGTCTTAGCACGAGGACTTTCCGGCTGTCTACTACAACATGATTTTCCCTACACCGGTGAGGGAGTGCGATGACGGTGATGCGCCTTCGGCTAGCTCGAGTGCTTGTGGTCGTTGCTAGGTGGTGGTCTAGGATGATGGATGTAATTTTCGTTACTCCTTATTTCTTTGTACTGCATAGATGTTTGATGAATACTAGATCAGAATTTTTACCAAATAAAGTAGAGACATAAAATTTTCTTGTATATGAAGTAAATTGACATTTTTCTAGCCCTTTTGGGCACAATATCCTTAGGCGTAAAGCACACTCATGATAACCGCTACTTAGGCGTGAAACGGACGTTTTCTTTCCATTTTCGTCGTCTtcaggaaaaaaaaggaaaaataacgaGCCGCCCGCACCCGACCCGGTCGTCGCGTCCGTTCCCGGCGACTTggaggccgccggcgccggcccccTCCTACCTACCCCGACGAGGTACTCCTCCCCGCCGAGCTCCCTCCGCCCCTCCCCGTCTCCCCctctctccgctccagccgccgaGCTCCGCCCTCGTAACACGCTCGATTTGAGCCGGTTCCCGTCCGGCGACGCGTTGCCGGCCCCAGCGAGCAGTCCGGCCTGAATGCGCGACTTGTTCAGCCGAGGATCCGCAGCCCGGGCTTGAGACCCAGGTCTCCTAGATTCTTAAATCTGATCCGGTGGTCTGCTTATCTTTCTGTTAGCTGCTTGCTGTTTAGGAAGCTAACTGAAAATCGTTGGGTTAGTCTGTCAGCCATTGTATTCCTTTGGTAGTACACAACTTTAGGTCTATATCTGTGTTGAGCAAGGGGGCTGTCTACACTCTGGCAGCATGAATCCCAGAGAGTAGAGTGCTGGTTGGTACTGTCTGGAATTTGCTGTCTTTTGGATTATCAAATCAGAGAAATATGGTCCTTAAGCTTATTTTTACTTCTGATGATGGAGGATCCCAGACTGCACGAATCTCATTTTACTTCTGATGCCTCCTTAATGGAAAAAGAGAGACTTTTCTGCCAATGCAGTATGATAACAAACATGAAACCGATTAATCCATGAATCGTGCTGTTTGCTCATTTTTCAGATGGGGGACGGTGTGTCAACTTATGCTGTCGATGAGGCGCTTGTGTCCATGGGGTTCGGAAAGTTCCAAGCGTTCGTGCTTGCCTATTCCGGGATGGCCAAGATCTCAGAGGCGATGGAAATGATGCTTCTGTCGTTTGTTGGGCAGTCGGTTCACGCTGAATGGGGGCTTTCTGCACAGGAAGAGAGTTTCATCACAAGTGTTGTATTTTTAGGGATGCTTGTAGGAGCATACTGTTGGGGCTTAGTTTCGGACAACTACGGGAGAAGGTAGGTCCTTTCCTGCTTTTCCATTGTTTATTTATTGGAAATTTGTCTTTCAAATACATTCACCCTAACAGCGGAATTTATGCTCTGGAATTTACCTAGGCATACACAATTGAGCCAAGCAATGTTTTGGAATGATGCTTCATTAATACTATGGGCATAAATATATAATCTTTCACTTGATAACTTTAGTCTAGTTTAGTTGAGTTTGACTAATTAGGATGTCTTCCAAGAGAGGCAGGCTAATACAATCCCTGTCTATGGTAGAGCTTGCCGGCGCGATAACTCTCAAGTTGAGAGCCAAGAGGTTGCTGCATATCACATATGGGATGTTGGTTGGGAATCTTCATACCAGACTAGTTACGTTGAATCTGCATACCAGACTAGTTAAGTTTAACTAATTAGGATGTCATCTGGGAGAGGCAAATAAATACATTTTTAGGATATCTATTTTTGTCTGCAGTTCATATTTTACATGCTGTAAGTATTTTCTTCCTCATTGTTGCTACTTCGTACTTCTCCAGGGTTGGGTTCAACTTCACAGCCCTTGTAACCGGTGGGGCTGGTCTTCTCAGTGCCTTCGCGCCAAACTATTCATCTTTGATTGTACTAAGATTTTTTGTTGGTGTTGGACTGGGTGGTGGACCAGTTCTATCTTCTTGGTTTCTAGAGTTTGTCCCTGCTCCTAACCGAGGAACTTGGATGGTCATCTTCTCAGCATTTTGGACCATTGGCACAATACTGGAAGCTTCGCTTGCTTGGGTAAGTTCCTACATTTTTGCAAAAGTAATACCATTGTCTGAGTGATCTAGTGAAATTCTTGTTGGCACAATAGATCGAACCACACAAACATTCACTCTAATTCGTAACTGTGCTATTGAAAAAACAGACACGGCAATTTGCAGGCACTAATCCGCTTAATTTGCAGGCTGTGATGCCAGCTTTTGGCTGGAGGTGGCTGCTAGCGCTCTCATCATTGCCATCATTTGCCCTACTACTCTTCTACCCATTGACACTCGAGTCACCAAGATACCTATGCATGAAGGGCAGAATAGCTGATGCAGTGCATGTTATGGAAACAATGGCACGAGTAAACCGTGTAGCTCTCCCTTCTGGGAGGCTTAGTGCTGGCCATCGAGTGGAGCTCCACGAGATGGCAGATTCAGCAGAATCTGCGCAGTTGGTTTCAGGTAGGAAAACAAACCCTGTCGATCACGCCAACAAACCTGGGATTGGGGGCCTGAATGCCATCTTAAGGCTTTTGTCCCCAAATCTAATTAGATCGACTCTTCTTCTTTGGACTGTCTTTCTCGGTCTCGCCTTCTTGTACTATGGTCTTGTTCTGCTAACCTCGGAGCTGAGTCATGGAAATAGGATCTGTGGCTCAGAAGGAGCAGTAACAGTTGAAACAACCCACTCAACTGATGTTAATCTCTACAGGAATGTATTCATCACTAGCTTTGGAGGTATATATGCTTTCTCCTATGGTCAGTCATTTTTCCCAGAGTATCCTTCTTATTCTCGTCATGTTGATCGACGCAGAGGTTCCCGGCCTTATTCTGTCGGCCGCCATCGTGGACAAGTTCGGACGCAAGCTCTCGATGTCCTCGATGCTCTACATCAGCTGCCTGTGCATAGCTCCTCTCATGTTCTCTCAGACGGAATCCCTGACGACCGTCTTCCTGTTCGGAGCGCGCATCTGCATCTCCGCCAGCTTCATCGTCCTGCACATCTACGCCCCCGAGGTTTGTCCATGCCATAGCAGTACACTGTATTCTGCTAAATCTCTTTGGTCAAACGTCTCACACCATCGCCTCTTGCAGATATACCCGACAGCCGTGAGGGCTACGGGCGTGGGGTTCGCGAGCTCCATCGCCCGCTTCGGCGGGATCCTGTGCCCTCTCGTGGCCGTCGGGCTGGTGCACGCGTGCCACCAGACCGCGGCCATCGCGGTGTTCATCACAGTGATGCTCGTGTCGGCCGTCGCCGTGTCCTACTTCCCCCTGGAGACGAGCGGGCGGAAGCTGAGCGACCAC
This window of the Triticum aestivum cultivar Chinese Spring chromosome 5D, IWGSC CS RefSeq v2.1, whole genome shotgun sequence genome carries:
- the LOC123122628 gene encoding organic cation/carnitine transporter 7, translated to MGDGVSTYAVDEALVSMGFGKFQAFVLAYSGMAKISEAMEMMLLSFVGQSVHAEWGLSAQEESFITSVVFLGMLVGAYCWGLVSDNYGRRVGFNFTALVTGGAGLLSAFAPNYSSLIVLRFFVGVGLGGGPVLSSWFLEFVPAPNRGTWMVIFSAFWTIGTILEASLAWAVMPAFGWRWLLALSSLPSFALLLFYPLTLESPRYLCMKGRIADAVHVMETMARVNRVALPSGRLSAGHRVELHEMADSAESAQLVSGRKTNPVDHANKPGIGGLNAILRLLSPNLIRSTLLLWTVFLGLAFLYYGLVLLTSELSHGNRICGSEGAVTVETTHSTDVNLYRNVFITSFGEVPGLILSAAIVDKFGRKLSMSSMLYISCLCIAPLMFSQTESLTTVFLFGARICISASFIVLHIYAPEIYPTAVRATGVGFASSIARFGGILCPLVAVGLVHACHQTAAIAVFITVMLVSAVAVSYFPLETSGRKLSDHIAA